A part of Prosthecobacter fusiformis genomic DNA contains:
- the rplB gene encoding 50S ribosomal protein L2: protein MALKTFKPNTPSNRYKEWNSFEEITKDSPQRSLTVALRKSGGRNNTGRITTRHIGGGHERRYRLIDFKRARRDEAAKVIAIEYDPNRSARIALLEYADGQRAYILAPNALAVGASVIAGEKAAPDVGNALPLRKIPLGTQIHNVELTAGRGGVAARAAGQAAILSNREGEYALVRMPSGEIRKIHAECYATIGQVGNTEHMNVVSGKAGRTRWQGTRPTVRGMCMNPIDHPNGGGEGRSKSGGGRQHLLSPWGHAKGEKTRNKKKATNKLIVQTRHAKK, encoded by the coding sequence ATGGCGCTGAAAACTTTCAAGCCCAATACCCCGTCAAATCGATACAAGGAGTGGAACTCCTTCGAGGAGATCACTAAGGACAGCCCGCAGCGCAGCCTCACGGTCGCCCTTCGTAAGTCCGGCGGACGCAACAACACCGGCCGTATCACGACCCGCCACATTGGTGGTGGTCATGAGCGCCGCTACCGCCTGATTGATTTCAAGCGTGCCCGCCGTGATGAAGCTGCCAAAGTGATCGCCATCGAGTACGATCCGAACCGTTCCGCCCGCATTGCGCTGCTGGAATATGCAGATGGCCAGCGCGCTTACATCTTGGCCCCGAACGCCCTGGCGGTCGGAGCGAGTGTGATCGCCGGTGAAAAGGCGGCTCCCGATGTGGGAAATGCCCTGCCACTGCGCAAGATCCCTCTGGGAACGCAGATCCACAATGTGGAACTGACCGCAGGCCGGGGTGGCGTCGCCGCCCGTGCTGCTGGCCAGGCTGCGATCCTCTCCAACCGTGAAGGTGAATACGCCCTGGTGCGCATGCCTTCTGGAGAAATCCGCAAGATTCACGCTGAATGCTACGCAACCATTGGCCAGGTGGGTAACACCGAGCACATGAACGTGGTTTCCGGCAAGGCTGGCCGCACACGCTGGCAGGGTACCCGCCCGACCGTCCGCGGTATGTGTATGAACCCGATCGACCACCCGAACGGTGGTGGTGAAGGCCGCTCGAAATCCGGCGGTGGTCGTCAGCACCTTCTCAGCCCATGGGGCCATGCGAAGGGCGAGAAGACCCGCAACAAGAAGAAGGCGACGAACAAGTTGATTGTTCAGACCCGTCACGCCAAGAAGTAA
- the rplW gene encoding 50S ribosomal protein L23 — protein sequence MKDPQSIIQTIRLTEKATMLGETNNEYVFVVHPKANKLEIKQAVEKHFGKKVVGVRTANYAGKARRERRADSGRTNHWKKAIVRLKDGETLDLV from the coding sequence ATGAAAGATCCGCAATCGATCATCCAAACGATCCGTCTCACAGAGAAAGCCACGATGCTTGGTGAAACGAACAATGAATATGTGTTCGTCGTGCATCCGAAGGCTAACAAGCTGGAGATCAAGCAGGCAGTGGAAAAACACTTCGGCAAAAAAGTCGTGGGTGTCCGCACCGCAAACTATGCAGGCAAAGCGCGTCGCGAACGTCGTGCTGACTCTGGCCGCACCAACCACTGGAAAAAAGCGATCGTGCGTCTGAAAGACGGCGAGACCCTGGACCTGGTGTAA
- the rplD gene encoding 50S ribosomal protein L4, translating into MSATVLSTESAKQASLNLVEGHQGKQALNDVLVAYRANRRQGNAHTKSRAEVSGSGSKLWNQKGTGNARMGSKRSPIWSGGGVVFGPKTRDWSKKTTKNVRKLAFRTALTARITDGAISTIPSFSISDGKTKSFVSAVDALSTAKKTLIVGSFDELTFRSARNVQNVQLISAEEVNAEQLLLYPQVLVIADALPILARRTAV; encoded by the coding sequence ATGTCAGCAACCGTCCTTTCTACAGAAAGCGCCAAGCAGGCCAGCTTGAACCTCGTTGAGGGTCATCAGGGCAAGCAGGCACTCAACGACGTCCTCGTCGCCTATCGCGCCAATCGCCGCCAGGGTAACGCCCACACCAAGTCTCGTGCAGAAGTTTCCGGCTCCGGCTCGAAGCTCTGGAACCAGAAGGGTACCGGCAACGCCCGTATGGGAAGCAAGCGCTCCCCAATCTGGTCCGGTGGTGGTGTCGTCTTCGGCCCAAAAACCCGTGACTGGTCCAAAAAGACCACGAAGAACGTCAGGAAACTGGCCTTCCGCACGGCTTTGACAGCCCGCATCACGGATGGTGCGATCTCCACCATCCCGAGCTTCTCCATCAGCGATGGGAAGACCAAAAGTTTCGTGAGCGCAGTGGATGCGCTTTCTACCGCCAAGAAGACTCTGATCGTCGGCTCCTTCGACGAACTGACCTTCCGCTCCGCACGCAACGTGCAGAATGTCCAGCTCATTTCCGCTGAAGAGGTCAACGCCGAACAACTGCTGCTTTACCCGCAGGTTCTCGTGATCGCTGACGCCCTTCCAATCCTTGCCCGGAGGACTGCAGTCTAA
- the rplC gene encoding 50S ribosomal protein L3, whose protein sequence is MSLGLIGKKLGMTKVYTDKGEAIAVTVVDVSGNALIQVKQTAGKDGYSAVQIGYDDQKESRLTKPVLGHFKKHGVSPKRIIKEFRVTSDDQLPAADATIDASLFSAGQWVDVIGTTKGKGFQGVVKRWNFAGQPQTHGSMMHRRPGSIGCRLTPGLVWKNQKMPGHDGVDRVTTQNLKVIQSRPEDGVLLISGAIPGNKGSIVVVRPAKKKPAPAK, encoded by the coding sequence ATGTCTTTAGGATTGATTGGCAAAAAACTCGGCATGACGAAAGTCTATACCGACAAAGGCGAAGCCATCGCCGTCACAGTTGTGGATGTCAGCGGCAACGCTCTGATCCAAGTGAAGCAAACAGCAGGCAAAGACGGTTATAGCGCTGTCCAGATCGGTTATGATGACCAGAAGGAAAGCCGCCTGACCAAGCCAGTGCTGGGCCACTTTAAGAAGCACGGCGTGAGCCCGAAGCGCATCATCAAGGAATTCCGCGTCACCTCTGACGACCAGCTCCCTGCAGCAGACGCAACCATCGACGCCAGCCTGTTCAGCGCCGGCCAGTGGGTGGACGTGATCGGCACGACAAAAGGTAAAGGTTTCCAGGGCGTTGTGAAACGCTGGAACTTCGCCGGACAGCCCCAGACCCACGGTTCGATGATGCATCGCCGCCCAGGTTCCATCGGTTGCCGTCTGACACCAGGTCTGGTTTGGAAGAACCAGAAGATGCCCGGTCATGATGGTGTGGACCGCGTGACCACGCAGAATTTGAAAGTCATCCAGAGCCGCCCGGAAGATGGCGTGCTTCTCATCAGCGGAGCCATCCCTGGCAACAAAGGCAGCATCGTCGTGGTGCGCCCTGCCAAGAAGAAGCCTGCTCCAGCCAAGTAA
- the rpsJ gene encoding 30S ribosomal protein S10, with protein sequence MSNQRIRIRLRAYDYRVLDKSTADIVETAKRTGAKVAGPIPLPTRIEKFTVNRSPHVDKKSMDQFEIRTHKRLLDIVDPTSRTVDELKKLNLPSGVDITIKI encoded by the coding sequence ATGAGCAATCAGAGAATCAGAATCCGCCTCCGCGCTTACGACTACCGCGTGCTTGATAAGAGCACGGCAGACATCGTCGAAACAGCGAAGCGCACGGGTGCCAAAGTGGCCGGCCCGATCCCTCTTCCGACCCGTATCGAGAAGTTCACCGTGAACCGTTCCCCGCACGTGGACAAGAAGTCCATGGACCAGTTCGAAATCCGCACACACAAGCGCCTGCTTGACATTGTGGACCCAACATCCCGCACCGTGGACGAGCTGAAGAAGCTCAACCTTCCTTCTGGCGTGGACATCACGATCAAAATCTAG
- the fusA gene encoding elongation factor G, which translates to MSNPNSPNREYPLERTRNIGICAHIDAGKTTLTERILFYTGMIHRIGEVHDGAATTDWMEQEKERGITITSAAVTARWKQLKEEGIYKMRENEDMRVNIIDTPGHVDFTAEVERSLRVLDGAIFVLCGVAGVQPQSETVYRQAEKYGVPRIAFVNKMDRTGANFDNVVKDVREKLGANAWPILIPIGAEENLIGQIDVVNNKAIIYNDDDRFGSTYTVRELEGAEIAKAKEAYDGLLDQVCSHDEEIGMLFLEEQPISIQQLKEGLRRCVIANKIIPMAGGSAFKNKGVQYLIDAVIDYLPGPLDIAPQKGHVIDEPENEIEAIPDDAGKFIALGFKLWSDKFGRLVFFRVYSGCVRKGDTIYNPRTRKSERVGRLIQIQASVHKDIDCCYSGDIAALVGVKDVRTGDTFCDESLEVLLEPPTFPEPVISMAVEPKTKGDQEKMGNALQRLSEEDPTFFVKTDEETGQTIIAGMGELHLEILCDRLKREHKVETNTGKPQIAYRETLTQEADGDGKLVKQSGGRGQYGHVVVKIRPGEKGTGIVVENKTVGGSIPKEFINPSKAGCIEAALNGIIAGYPVIDMSIDLVDGSSHDVDSNENAFKMAAIFAVKDALKKAKCILLEPIMAVEASTPEDYQGDIMGDLNRRRGKIQGIDTRGTTAIIRAEVPLAEMFGYSTTIRTLSSGRASYSMQPSHFEQVPQQIVEQIVEQRGGK; encoded by the coding sequence ATGTCGAATCCTAATTCTCCCAACCGCGAATACCCTCTGGAGCGCACCCGTAACATCGGGATCTGTGCTCACATTGACGCGGGCAAGACCACACTGACTGAGCGTATCCTGTTCTATACAGGCATGATTCACCGCATTGGTGAAGTTCATGATGGCGCTGCGACAACCGACTGGATGGAGCAGGAAAAAGAGCGCGGTATTACGATTACTTCCGCTGCTGTGACAGCACGCTGGAAGCAGCTCAAGGAAGAGGGCATCTATAAGATGCGCGAAAACGAGGACATGCGGGTCAACATCATTGACACCCCTGGACACGTGGACTTCACGGCTGAAGTGGAACGTTCCCTCCGCGTCCTTGACGGTGCGATCTTCGTTCTTTGCGGTGTGGCCGGTGTGCAGCCGCAGTCTGAAACGGTTTATCGCCAGGCTGAGAAGTATGGTGTGCCTCGTATCGCGTTTGTGAACAAGATGGACCGCACAGGTGCCAACTTCGACAACGTGGTCAAAGATGTCCGTGAGAAGCTGGGTGCAAATGCCTGGCCGATCCTGATCCCGATCGGTGCTGAAGAAAATCTGATCGGCCAGATCGACGTGGTGAACAACAAGGCGATCATCTACAATGATGACGACCGTTTCGGCTCCACTTATACCGTCCGTGAGCTCGAAGGTGCTGAAATCGCCAAAGCTAAAGAAGCTTATGATGGTCTTCTGGACCAGGTTTGCAGCCACGATGAAGAAATCGGCATGCTCTTCCTCGAAGAACAGCCGATCTCCATCCAGCAGCTCAAGGAAGGCCTTCGCCGCTGCGTGATCGCTAACAAGATCATCCCGATGGCCGGTGGTTCCGCCTTCAAGAACAAGGGCGTTCAGTATCTGATCGACGCCGTGATCGACTATCTGCCAGGACCTCTCGACATCGCCCCTCAGAAAGGCCACGTCATTGATGAGCCTGAGAACGAAATCGAAGCCATCCCGGATGATGCTGGCAAGTTCATCGCCCTGGGCTTCAAGCTCTGGTCTGACAAGTTCGGCCGCCTCGTTTTCTTCCGTGTTTATTCCGGTTGCGTCCGCAAGGGTGACACGATTTACAATCCCCGCACTCGCAAGTCTGAGCGTGTGGGCCGCTTGATCCAGATCCAGGCGAGCGTGCATAAGGACATCGACTGCTGTTACTCCGGTGACATCGCCGCCCTGGTGGGTGTGAAGGATGTCCGCACAGGTGATACTTTCTGCGATGAGAGCCTGGAAGTGCTCCTCGAGCCACCAACCTTCCCAGAACCCGTGATCTCCATGGCTGTCGAGCCGAAGACCAAGGGTGACCAGGAAAAAATGGGCAACGCCCTCCAGCGTCTGTCGGAAGAAGATCCAACCTTCTTCGTCAAGACGGATGAAGAAACCGGCCAGACGATCATCGCCGGCATGGGTGAGCTTCACCTTGAAATTCTCTGCGACCGCCTGAAGCGCGAGCACAAAGTGGAAACCAACACTGGTAAGCCACAGATCGCCTACCGCGAGACCCTGACGCAGGAAGCTGATGGCGACGGTAAGCTGGTGAAGCAGTCCGGTGGTCGCGGTCAGTATGGTCACGTGGTGGTCAAGATCCGCCCTGGTGAAAAGGGGACTGGTATCGTGGTCGAAAACAAGACCGTCGGCGGAAGCATCCCGAAAGAATTCATCAACCCGTCCAAAGCTGGTTGTATCGAAGCCGCTCTGAATGGCATCATCGCTGGTTATCCGGTGATCGACATGAGCATCGATCTGGTGGACGGTTCGAGCCACGACGTGGACTCCAACGAAAACGCTTTCAAGATGGCCGCCATCTTCGCCGTCAAGGACGCGCTGAAAAAAGCCAAGTGCATTCTTCTTGAGCCAATCATGGCGGTGGAAGCTTCCACACCGGAAGATTATCAGGGCGACATCATGGGTGACCTTAACCGTCGCCGTGGTAAGATCCAGGGCATCGACACCCGCGGCACGACTGCCATCATCCGTGCTGAAGTGCCCCTGGCTGAAATGTTCGGTTACTCGACCACGATCCGCACTCTTTCCTCCGGCCGCGCCAGTTACTCGATGCAGCCTTCGCACTTTGAACAGGTGCCACAGCAGATTGTGGAACAGATCGTCGAGCAGCGCGGCGGCAAGTAG
- the rpsG gene encoding 30S ribosomal protein S7 codes for MARRKRVYDKPVHKDSRYDSELVAHLIARVMQSGKKSLAERIVYAAIEQLNEKTDSIDPLDLFNRAIENSKPKVEVKARRVGGATYQVPLEVSGGRSESLAMRWIVGYARGRKGVPMHRALANELKEASTGQGSAVRKRDDVHKQAQANRAFAHFRF; via the coding sequence ATGGCCCGCAGAAAAAGAGTTTACGACAAGCCTGTTCACAAAGATTCCCGCTATGATAGCGAGCTTGTGGCCCACCTGATTGCCCGCGTGATGCAGAGCGGCAAGAAGTCCCTCGCTGAGCGCATTGTGTATGCCGCCATCGAGCAGTTGAATGAGAAGACGGATTCCATCGATCCTCTGGACCTCTTCAACCGCGCCATCGAAAACTCCAAGCCTAAGGTTGAAGTCAAGGCGCGTCGTGTCGGTGGTGCCACCTACCAGGTGCCTCTGGAAGTGAGCGGTGGCCGCTCCGAGTCTCTGGCCATGCGCTGGATCGTCGGTTATGCTCGGGGTCGCAAAGGCGTCCCGATGCACCGCGCACTCGCCAATGAATTGAAAGAGGCCTCCACAGGCCAGGGTTCCGCCGTCCGCAAGCGTGACGACGTTCATAAGCAGGCTCAGGCCAACCGCGCTTTCGCCCACTTCCGCTTCTAA
- the rpsL gene encoding 30S ribosomal protein S12 has protein sequence MPTINQLVRHGRKDKAVKSKSPALESCPQRRGVCLQVMTRTPKKPNSALRKVAKVRLTNGFEVIAYIGGEGHNLQEHSIVLVRGGRVKDLPGVRYHIVRGTLDCLGVDKRRRGRSKYGAKRPKKGAAAAAPAKGKK, from the coding sequence ATGCCCACCATCAATCAACTCGTCAGACACGGCCGCAAAGATAAAGCGGTGAAGTCGAAGTCGCCTGCGCTTGAAAGCTGCCCGCAGCGTCGCGGCGTTTGCCTTCAGGTCATGACCCGCACGCCAAAGAAGCCTAACTCGGCTTTGCGTAAGGTCGCCAAAGTTCGTCTGACGAACGGTTTTGAAGTTATCGCCTACATCGGCGGTGAAGGCCACAACCTCCAGGAACACAGCATCGTGCTGGTCCGTGGCGGACGTGTGAAGGATTTGCCGGGTGTGCGTTATCACATCGTCCGTGGTACCCTTGACTGCCTTGGGGTGGACAAGCGCCGCCGTGGCCGTTCCAAGTATGGTGCCAAGCGTCCGAAGAAGGGTGCTGCTGCTGCCGCTCCTGCCAAGGGTAAGAAGTAA
- a CDS encoding response regulator, protein MANPGKTRVLIVDAEPASRLGLMQLIKEKSSLCVCGDVDSLSGARRWCEQGEPDLVLVDLAMGDGFTFIKELRRWHAGARVVVFTALEDALTVQRAFQAGASGYVTRRDPLTALMVALEGAVRGERHIGPRVEHVMLNTLACGEMELRGNAEAGLSNREREVLRLLGRGLSTRELAQELGVSVKTVETHCHRIKEKLKLGSAGALRRHAALCGEG, encoded by the coding sequence ATGGCAAATCCTGGAAAAACGCGTGTTCTCATCGTGGATGCGGAGCCTGCCTCACGGCTGGGGCTGATGCAGTTGATCAAGGAGAAGTCTTCCCTCTGTGTTTGTGGGGATGTGGATTCGCTGAGCGGGGCGCGGCGGTGGTGTGAGCAGGGGGAGCCTGACCTGGTGTTGGTGGATTTGGCGATGGGGGATGGTTTTACCTTTATTAAGGAGCTGCGGCGCTGGCATGCGGGGGCGCGGGTGGTGGTCTTCACGGCGCTGGAGGATGCGCTGACGGTGCAGCGGGCTTTCCAGGCGGGGGCCAGCGGGTATGTGACGCGGCGGGATCCGCTGACGGCGCTCATGGTGGCGCTGGAGGGTGCGGTGCGGGGGGAGCGGCACATCGGCCCTCGGGTGGAGCATGTGATGCTGAATACGCTGGCCTGCGGGGAGATGGAGCTGCGCGGGAATGCGGAGGCGGGGTTGTCCAACCGGGAGCGGGAGGTGCTGCGGCTGCTGGGCCGGGGGCTAAGTACGCGGGAGCTGGCGCAGGAGCTGGGAGTGAGTGTGAAGACGGTGGAGACGCACTGCCACCGTATTAAAGAGAAGCTGAAGCTGGGGAGTGCAGGGGCGCTGCGGCGTCATGCGGCGCTGTGTGGGGAGGGGTAG
- a CDS encoding trypsin-like serine peptidase encodes MATKKAITKKPKGIPKSPDSVPDSPTRWMPRGNIGARLPNVKTGFKTECIIPAASSIVPFSSSLALHPIAESLERRLSVLSELHTTPQVISNPNAMPWSSHVLMEMVAIDGKRKIGSGWVIGPRTIITAGHCVYDGGWMREILITPGGHGSQFTKRIRGIHWNTTDDWINGSTSALRESADVGVVYLDQDISIDTGILKYATYSDSVISRIPAGRISVAGFPADPYGTFLADSGTLRGYTASHLIYDIQTYKGQSGAPVLYWERDDSPTVIGIHHWDVTNNLNRAIRITPEAASLLLNWTA; translated from the coding sequence ATGGCCACCAAAAAGGCAATAACAAAGAAACCAAAAGGTATTCCAAAGTCACCAGACTCTGTTCCCGACTCCCCCACTCGATGGATGCCCAGAGGCAACATCGGAGCACGGCTTCCAAATGTAAAAACCGGCTTCAAAACGGAATGTATCATCCCGGCCGCCTCTTCAATAGTCCCCTTTTCCTCTTCGTTAGCACTGCATCCAATTGCAGAGAGTTTAGAGCGGCGCTTAAGCGTCTTATCGGAGTTACACACGACGCCTCAAGTCATCTCCAATCCAAATGCGATGCCTTGGAGTTCCCATGTTTTAATGGAAATGGTGGCTATTGATGGAAAAAGAAAAATCGGGTCGGGGTGGGTGATTGGTCCGCGCACTATCATTACCGCAGGTCATTGTGTGTATGATGGTGGATGGATGCGTGAAATATTAATCACCCCAGGAGGCCATGGCTCGCAATTTACTAAGCGCATCCGTGGCATCCATTGGAATACTACAGATGATTGGATCAATGGATCAACATCCGCACTTCGAGAAAGTGCAGATGTTGGAGTCGTCTATCTAGACCAAGACATCTCTATAGACACCGGAATCCTTAAATATGCTACATATAGTGACAGTGTGATATCCCGTATTCCTGCGGGCCGGATCAGTGTTGCAGGCTTCCCCGCTGACCCTTATGGAACATTTTTGGCAGATTCCGGCACATTACGCGGATACACGGCGTCGCATCTTATTTACGACATTCAAACCTATAAAGGCCAAAGCGGAGCCCCTGTTCTTTATTGGGAAAGGGATGACTCTCCCACAGTCATTGGCATTCACCACTGGGATGTAACAAATAATTTGAACCGTGCCATACGAATCACTCCAGAAGCAGCCAGCTTGTTATTGAACTGGACAGCCTAA
- a CDS encoding Fur family transcriptional regulator, translated as MSKHHHHHHEGCVRPEPEKLVKEAVERARASGLRRTKALEDVLSILIDACQPLTLADIAESKDLDSGADKATVYRLLMKLEERSLIRRLGLHDRSAYYTMILPGEHSDYLICNDCGRIEKLDIACPVQVLEKQIAKKSGFKKLYHELEFFGQCPDCAEKVG; from the coding sequence GTGAGCAAACATCACCATCATCACCACGAAGGCTGCGTGCGGCCTGAGCCCGAAAAGCTGGTCAAGGAGGCCGTGGAGCGCGCCCGCGCCTCCGGCCTGCGCCGCACCAAGGCGCTGGAGGATGTGCTGTCCATCCTCATCGATGCCTGCCAGCCACTGACGCTGGCAGACATCGCCGAATCCAAGGACCTGGACAGCGGCGCGGACAAAGCGACCGTCTATCGCCTGCTGATGAAGCTGGAGGAACGCTCCCTCATCCGCCGCCTGGGCCTGCATGACCGCTCCGCCTACTACACCATGATCCTGCCCGGTGAGCACAGCGATTACCTCATCTGCAACGACTGCGGCCGCATCGAGAAACTGGACATCGCCTGCCCCGTACAAGTCCTGGAAAAGCAGATCGCCAAAAAATCCGGCTTCAAAAAGCTGTACCACGAGCTCGAATTCTTCGGCCAGTGCCCCGACTGCGCGGAGAAGGTGGGTTGA
- a CDS encoding lysine--tRNA ligase, producing MQPAPEHSESELLQFRRHKLEELQKRGIAAFGGKFEVSHDPGTLKANFTEGLDVRVAGRILSRRQMGKATFFDIGDITGRIQCYLSKNDVGEEAYDLFVHQIDIGDFVGIEGLSFVTKKGENSIHVKVLTPMGKALRPLPDKWHGIADREIKYRQRYLDLISNDRSREIFVTRSKMVAEIRSFLHGRDFMEVETPMMQDVPGGAAARPFETYFNALDQKMYLRIAPELYLKRLLVGGFTRVFELNRNFRNEGVSRRHNPEFTMLEAYWAFSDFEQMADLVESLICHLAEKFCGGLRIKRNRVTEVRAILFMIPRLCQEHNLTLTPEANTEFQAVIAMAHKALNELDHDSANTVAQTAKEEMTRFVTACGDHLNEGQKGFFAGMLAKLEELSAEAFIDLSRPWKRTPYRDLVKGAAGEDWFTLSKEEKVQRAQSLGVHEIHAGDEHYELDQKAFEKLVEEKSFNPLFVTHVPKELVPLAKQNTTDDSVVDVYELVINGQEISPGYSELNDPIVQRERLEHQAGEEIQKIDEEFILALEHGMPPAGGIGIGIDRLIMMLTGAESIRDVVLFPQLKRKAE from the coding sequence ATGCAACCTGCTCCTGAACACTCCGAATCCGAACTGCTCCAATTCCGCCGCCACAAGCTGGAGGAGTTGCAGAAACGCGGCATCGCGGCCTTCGGCGGCAAGTTCGAGGTCTCCCATGATCCCGGCACCCTGAAGGCGAATTTCACGGAGGGCCTGGACGTCCGCGTGGCTGGCCGCATCCTCTCCCGCCGCCAGATGGGCAAGGCGACGTTTTTTGACATCGGCGATATCACGGGCCGCATCCAGTGCTACCTGAGCAAGAACGATGTGGGCGAGGAAGCCTACGACCTCTTTGTCCACCAGATCGACATCGGCGATTTCGTCGGCATTGAGGGCCTGAGCTTCGTGACCAAGAAGGGGGAAAACTCCATCCATGTGAAGGTGCTCACCCCCATGGGCAAGGCCCTGCGCCCGCTGCCGGACAAGTGGCATGGCATCGCGGATCGCGAGATCAAATATCGCCAGCGTTACCTGGACCTCATTTCCAATGACCGCAGCCGGGAAATCTTCGTGACCCGCAGCAAGATGGTGGCGGAGATCCGCAGCTTCCTGCATGGCCGCGATTTCATGGAGGTGGAGACGCCCATGATGCAGGACGTCCCCGGCGGGGCCGCTGCGCGTCCGTTTGAGACCTACTTCAATGCCCTGGACCAGAAGATGTACCTGCGCATCGCGCCGGAGCTTTACCTGAAAAGGCTGCTCGTGGGCGGCTTCACACGCGTCTTTGAGCTGAACCGCAACTTCCGCAATGAAGGTGTGAGCCGCCGCCACAATCCAGAATTCACCATGCTGGAGGCCTACTGGGCCTTCTCCGACTTCGAGCAGATGGCGGACCTGGTGGAAAGCCTGATCTGCCACCTGGCGGAAAAGTTCTGCGGCGGACTGCGCATCAAGCGCAATCGCGTGACGGAAGTGCGTGCCATCCTGTTCATGATCCCGCGCCTGTGCCAGGAGCATAACCTGACGCTGACCCCGGAGGCGAATACCGAATTCCAGGCCGTGATCGCCATGGCGCACAAGGCGCTCAATGAGCTGGACCATGACAGCGCGAATACTGTGGCCCAGACGGCCAAGGAAGAAATGACCCGCTTTGTCACCGCCTGCGGCGACCACCTGAACGAAGGCCAGAAGGGCTTCTTCGCCGGCATGCTGGCCAAGCTGGAAGAACTGAGTGCGGAGGCCTTCATCGACCTCAGCCGCCCCTGGAAGCGCACCCCCTACCGGGACTTGGTGAAAGGGGCTGCCGGGGAGGATTGGTTCACCCTCAGCAAGGAAGAAAAAGTGCAGCGTGCGCAGAGCCTGGGCGTGCATGAGATCCATGCCGGGGATGAGCACTATGAGCTGGACCAGAAGGCCTTTGAAAAACTGGTGGAAGAAAAGAGCTTCAACCCTCTCTTCGTCACTCATGTGCCGAAGGAGCTGGTGCCCCTGGCCAAGCAGAATACCACGGATGATTCCGTGGTGGACGTTTACGAACTCGTCATCAACGGCCAGGAAATCAGCCCCGGATACTCTGAGCTGAACGACCCCATCGTCCAGCGCGAGCGCCTGGAGCACCAGGCCGGCGAGGAGATCCAAAAGATCGACGAAGAATTCATCCTGGCCCTGGAGCACGGCATGCCCCCCGCAGGCGGCATCGGCATCGGCATCGACCGCCTCATCATGATGCTGACCGGGGCTGAAAGCATCCGTGACGTGGTCCTTTTCCCCCAGCTCAAACGCAAGGCCGAGTAA